The genomic window ACGAAAATACCTTGAGGATAGGTCGTCGCCCAATGCAATAATCCGGCTTCGGTGCGAGTCTGCTCAGGGGCTGGTGCCGGGACTTGCTCCAGACAGTTCAGCAGAGGATTGTCAAAAGTTTGCCGCAGCAGGTTACGTACCCCCTGCTGAACCATACCGACATCAACAATGACAGGAGCCCCCTGTTGCAGCGCCGCAATCCCTGACTCGATGGCGGTCTGTGAGAAGCGCACCAAGTGCTTGAATTCAAAATCAGCAGTGCTATGAATGACACGACGCACAACCGCATACTGGTCGGGCGTCAGGCCATGTTCACCGAATTCACGATCGATCAGCGCAAAACTCTGAGCTGTGATCGGATGAGTAAGAGGATTGCTGGGGCTATCCAACTGCTGCTCCAAGGAGACACCAGGATTTAGCCTAGCGGATCGCTTTGAGTTAGAAGCCACCGGGGATAAGTATCCCCAGATTTCTGGAAAGCCCAGCTTAAGCTGGGGAGACCTTCATCGACTCCAGAGAGCCCTGAGTAAGGAAGATGTCCTTACCGCTCTCGTCTTTGAATCCCAGACGTACCATGCCTTCGGCAAGCGTGACCTCGCTAAAGGTAACAGTGTAGTTGCTAAGCTGGTCCTCGATTCGGTAAAGCTTACCCGGTTCAAGTTGAAGAGTGGTTTGTTGCATCGCCTGTTGCTCCGATCCCTTGCCTAAACGGAATGCCAACCTTTTACCTTTTATTAACTTGGCCTAGCTTTTCCAACTGCCCGAAGGCAGACCTTAAGTAAATAGGGCTATTTGGATGGCTTGGAGTTGAGCTACCAGAGTTGAGCTACCGGAGTTGGGCTACCAGATTTGAGCTACTAGAGTTGAGCTGCTAATGCTCCTGGAACCAAGACCATTTGTAGTTTTGATGAAGACTACGGCCAGATGCTAGGCAAAAAAGGCCGGAACAGTGTAGATGCATTACAAATGCTTAACACTTCCACCCTACCCGTCAGTGATCTTACGAGTCTGAAGCTGACCTAGATTGTGCGAAGCCAGACGATGACCCAGATCACGCGTAGACCCAAAGTTGATCACAACTTGGAGCTGAGGATTATCACGGGCAAAAGCCTGTAATCAGCGGATGGTGGACTTATCCAAGACCGAAATTACTGCTGAGCGTAGTCATGCCTCTCACGTCTTTTGCATCTCAGACACCCCTGCACCGCTTGCCAGCGGTCGTGCATGAGCAGCAACTTCAGTCTTTCAACTTCTATGGAGATGCCGGGATTCAGAAGGGCATTTGGCATGAGGGTGAGCTGTATGGCTTCGGACAGGAGTTCAATGCTCAATCCCGGCTCCAAGCTTACCAAGCAGCTTACGAGCTAGCTGAGCAGGGAGTGCCCGTGATTATTACCATCTCTAAGGCTCGCTATACCGTTTGGACCAGCCTTCGCTTCCGGAGCGCTCAGCAGTCTGCTTAACACCTAATGCAGGCATTGGACTGGTTGCTCAAGTGCATTCACCATTCCGCCTGAGGCAAGACAATAGAGCGCCTCAGGCGGAACTTGTTTTAGTCTGGCCTTAGACGTTGACTGGCTGCCGCTCTGATTGCTTAGCATCAGGAACTAGCTTTTCTAAGCTGCGAGCTATGAGCGGAATTAAGCCAATAAACAGCAACACACCTAGCACGTTGAAGATGATCTGAGCGTTAGCAATTTGCCGTCCAACACCAGCGCCCGAGGAAATAGACTCGACTAACTGAGCAAGTTGAGCCGCAAAGGCAATACCTATGGTGGCAGTAACCACATTGAACACCAGATGAAACACACCCGTACGCAGAGCTGGGCGTCCTCGTCCAATCGTCGCTACCAACGTATCAGCGCAAGTGCCAATTTCTGCACCTAGCATTAGGGCAATACCAGCAGGCAGTGAAATTAGGCCAGAGCCGGCTAATGTGACGATAATCGCGACAGTGGCCGAGGAAGATTGAATCAAAACGGTAAACAAGGCCCCTACTAGAGCACCCTGTAGTGGATGCTCGCCTAATGTTCTCATCCAATCAATGAAGGGCTGATAGGTCCTAAAGGGTTTCATTGCTTCGTCGATCGTATCGAGACCGAAGAAGATCAATCCCACACCCAACAGAATTAAACCAATGTTTTTTTGACGCTCTGTCCTACCGACAAAATGTAGAAGCAGGCCAATGAAGAGGGCGATAGGAGCATATTGATTGATCTCAAAAGCAATGATTTGAGCGCCCACGGTTGTACCGATATTGGAGCCCAAAACAACAGCGAGAGATTGGGCAAAGCCCAGCAGACCGGCACTCACCATAGCAATCACCATGATGATAGTGACTGAAGATGAATCTAAGACAGTGGTTGCAGCGGCACCCGTGAGCACACCTGCAAAGCGATTAGTGGTGAATTTATCAAGGAGCCGTTTGGGACGGTCTCCTGCAATAGTTTTGAGACCTTGGGCGAGACGAGTGACGCCATACAGAAATAGCACGAGACCAGCTAGTACGCCCATGACCATTTTGGTAGCGTCAATTTTTTCTGTATCTTCTTCGTCCCCAGTGGGAGCCTGAGCACTGTCTCCACCTTCTGCTTCTGCTTCTGCTTCTGCTTCTGGTGCTTGGGCATTGGGAGCTTGAGCTTCCGGCGTTTGGGCGTTGGCTTTCGCCAGAGATATTTCAAGCGAGACAGATTCAGAAGCAGGAGAATGAAGGCTGAGTAGGGTCGGGGTAAAGGTTAACGCAAGCACTAAGAAGCCTAAGCTCAAGAGCCTAAATACTTTTCTCAAATTGTTTGAGGAAGCCATAAAAGTTTCTCCAAATGCCAAGTAGGGCCAGAATCCGCCCAGAATTTGCTGTACCAAAAACTTGTTCGAGGCTAGATATCTACTCATGCCTCGCTAAGCGTCAAGCTTAAGTCAATGAAGGTTATACGAACTTAGACAACACTCAAACACCCAAACTATCGGGTTAACGCTCGACTTCCACCTATCTCTTGAGGGTGAAATTACAAGAGGGCTTCCGATGATTATTAAGTCGTTAACAGGCGATTAAAATTATCTGCCTTAAGCAAACTGAAGATTAACAAAAGTGAGAATGGCAGTGAGTTGGGATTAGTCGTTTCACAAGATGAGGACCCAGTAGTCAAAACTGTTTTGCTACCTGATAAGCCATTAAAATTACCTAAGGTTCCCAAACTTTCCTTTCGATAAATGTGAAGCTGTTACGAGGCTGAACAGGCTTTCGTGATGGGCGTGGCAAGTGACGATTGGTCTATTTCGTGTGGGAGATGACTCGAATTGCAGGGAGTGAGAGCCTTGATCTCAAGCGAGATTGAGCTTTGTGACGGGGGACAACCAGTCATCAGCCGAATATGAAGATCTCAAGAAGCTTTAGTTCCTTTTTTCACTGAGTTAGCTATGCCTCTCACTGCTTCTCCTTCTGAAGTCACGCTACATTCGCTTCCCGCCATCGTGCGTGAGCAGCAGCTTCAGCCGTTCAACTTCTACCTAGAGGGGGCTCTGCAAAAAGGTATCCGTCATGAGGGAGAGCTTTACGGATTAGCTCATGAATTTAGTCTGCAATCCAGGCTGCAAGCCTACCACCTAGCCTATGGATTGGCGGTGAAGGGAGTGCCTGTGATGATTACGATCTCTGAGACTCGATACGCGGTTTGGGTCAGCCTTCGCTCTCCCATCTATCAGAATCTCCAGGCTATTTTACAAAGGCAATCTGCTCAGCTTGCCGCTTAGTCAGCACCAAATTATTGCTACTTATAGGTTCTCTTAAATGGGTTAATGGCAGCAGTAATTTAGTTAACAAAGCGGCACCTTCACGCCAGGTCCGCACGGTTTCTCGATCTTGGTGAGCGATTTCGCTACGCTCGGCTTGCCTAAGACAGAAGCGTGAGAGGGCAGCCGTCATGATGGAGATGCCATAAGGTTCTGTTAGCAGTGAGCGAGCTAACCATTCCAAGCCATCACCCGTAGACCTCCTGCCTTCGTCTCAATAGGTCGGTTGCTTTTGCCTCAGCAGGGGCAATGATTTTCTCTCGGAGCGAGGTTAGCAAATCATCCAAGTCTTGATAGCGGTGAATCTGAAGAACCCAGTGATATTTCCAAGTATCCTTAAACATGCTGTATTCACGGTCCGCCCCTTCTATTAATGGCTGAACCGGAATAGCAAATTTTTCAGTAAAAGACTCTAATTCTTTGGGGATGGAGCTAGGATCTGTAAGGTCAGCAATAACAAATTTAGCCATTGAAGCTAATGTGACAATAGTTTCTGTGTAATCCCTGTTGTTTGGTCTATCAAAATCAAAGAGAATAGGGACGTAGTTATTGCCCCTACGCAACTCCTCTCGGATTGCGTCCAAAATCGCTTTTCTCTCTTGTTTAAAACGACCAAGTATTAAAACGACTTTGGAAGTCATAGTGTCAATGACGCTACGAATCTTTTTATTATTGAGAAGTAAATAGATAAACTGAGCAACCTCAAGATCATCTACTGTGATAGTCGCTTCGTTGGGAGAAGTGATAATCAGATTCGACTGCTTTGCTCCCTTCAGATTCAAGTCCCAAGCGGATATTCCATAAACTCTGCAACTCTCAAGATTTGTTTGCTCAAGGTTAGTTTCAACTAAATGAGCGCCTGTGAGATCTGCGTGGCTGAGATCTGCCAAAGTAAGGTCTGACCGGCTAAGGTCCGCTTCTTGTAAGTTTGCGCCTGTAAGCAGGGCTCCAACAAGACTTGCTCCAGTGAGGGTTACTCCAGCAAGTTGGGCTTCAACTAGATTTGCATTTTGGAGGTTTGCATAGGCAAGGCTAGCTCCAATAGAAAATGCCTTAGCAAGATTGGCTCCCCTCAGGTCTGCTTCACAAAGGGTTGTACCACAAAGGTCTGCATAGCGAAGGCTTGCGAGGCTGAGATTCGCCCCTCCAAGATTAGCCTGTCTGAAGTTAGCCCCACTGAGATCCACACCCTGCAAGTCCGCCTTATAAAGATCAGGTTGTATGTGTTTTTCTAGTCTCCTCCAATTGTTCCAAGCGACTACTCCTTGCTTGAGCAGAGAAAGATGTTCTTCGTTAGCCATATAGCTGAGTAGAGAGAGAACTCCTTCAAAATACTCAGTTCCTAGCAAGTGTGATTTAAGGAGCCAAGCTCAATAGGATTCTCACCATTAACCCCTCAAGCTCTACTGCAAAAGTCACGCTCCTGTAACTTCGCTCCCAATTGCTCCTAGAGCAAATCTCCTACGCTAGGCACACATTAGGCACATATATAGAACTGTCGATGAATTCGGTCCTACCATTGAGGAGACGCCTCCCTCCAGTGGTCATGCCAACCTTTCAAGCCCGTTTGGGCTCTCCTCTGCGCCGCGCCTCTCTCAGCACCCTTCAGGTCAACCTTGGCAAGCGCTGCAACATGGCCTGTAGCCATTGTCATGTCGAAGCTGGCCCCAAGCGTACCGAGTCAATGGACTGCTCAACTGCCGAGGGCATTATTGAATTTCTAGCTGCCCATCCCAAGATTGGCACCTTAGACATCACAGGCGGTGCTCCAGAACTAAACCCACACTTTCGCTACTTAGTGCAGGCTGGCCGTGAATTGGGCCGTCACGTCATTGACCGCTGCAACCTAACGATTTTGCTGGAACCCGGCCACGAGGATCTAGCAGAATTTTTGCGCGATTACCAAGTTGAAGTAGTTGCCTCCCTGCCCTGCTACCTCGAAGACAACGTTGACAAACAACGAGGCAACGGCGTCTTTCAAAACAGCATTCGTGCCCTACAACAGCTCAACGGGTTGGGTTACGGCAGCCCTGACACCGGCTTAACCCTGAACCTGGTTTACAACCCAGTAGGTGCCCATCTGCCACCGCCCCAAGCCAAACTAGAAGCCGACTACCAACGGGAACTCGCAGCTCGCTACGGCATTGTCTTCAACCAGCTATTTACGATCACCAATATCCCGATCAAGCGCTACGCTCACTTCCTAGAGATCACGGGTCAGAGCGAAGCCTATATGACCCTGTTGCGGCAAGCATTTAACCTCAGTACAGTCGAAGGGCTCATGTGCCGTCATCAAATCAGCGTTGATTGGCTAGGCAACGTCTACGACTGCGACTTCAATCAAATGCTGGAGCTAGGCGTTCCCGGTGAAGGACGCAAATTATGGGAACTGGGCGAACAAGACCTGCTAGGCCGTGGCATCGCCACGGGTGAGCACTGCTACGGCTGCACAGCAGGAGCCGGTTCTAGCTGTGGTGGCTCACTGACTTGAGGTAAATTAGCCCTTAACTCACTTAGTCAGCCTAATCGAGTAAAACATTAGTCCAACTAGGCCCAGATCTCACTAGGTCAAACAGTTGCTATTGATAATACGCAAAACGGATCTGAGCCATGCGAAATGCTCATAAGCTTGCTTGTGTCTCAAGAAAATTTTGGCTCAAGATGAGATCGGCCCTGACAATCTGGCCAATCTAGAAGCCAAGTTAACCGAAGCCTCAAGGCTCAAGCTGGCTGATTTTCAGCATGATGTGGCATCTCCCCGTTCCGAACCGTTTGTGGCAACTGCTCCAGCCCAAACGTCTAGCGATCTTTGAAGCCTGCGTGATCGGTCTAGTCTCCGGTCTGGCAGGCTTCCTCCTCAAGCAACAGGTGGGATGGCTAGGGGGCTGGCGTGTGTACGCGGCTCACGTCCTGCCCCCCTGGCTGATTTTGCCAGCCATCGGGCTCTGCGGCGGTCTACTGGCTGGCTGGCTCGTAGAACGGTTGGCACCAGAAGCGGCGGGGAGCGGTATCCCTCAAGTCAAATCAGCCCTTGCCCGTTTGCCCGTATCGCTCGATTTACGAGTTGCGGTTGTCAAACTGGTCAGTACAACCCTGGTTTTGGGCTCTGGGCTGACCTTAGGCCGACAAGGTCCAACTGTGCAAATTGGGGCCGCGCTAGCCGCTCAGCTCAGCCGTTGGGTCCCCACGTCGCCAGACTACCGACGCCAGCTGATTGCAGCGGGGACAGCAGCCGGTTTAGCAGCAGGCTTTAATGCCCCAATCGCGGGCGTTCTGTTCGTGATCGAAGAGCTGTTGCAGGACGTATCGGGCCTGACTCTAGGGACAGCAATTCTGGCTTCGTTTGTCGGCGCTGTCGTCTCCCGGCTACTGGGGGGCAATGAGCTTTCCGTTGGCATGAACGCCGATCAGATCAATTTTCTGCCCCAAGAGATTCCACTACTCCTGATCCTGGGAGTTTTAGCAGGCTTGCTCGGGGGCCTATTTTGCCAAGGCGTCTTCCTAAGCCTGACGTTCTATCGTCGGGTATTGCGCCTGGGACTACCCTGGCGAGTGGGCTTAGCGGGGTTAGCATCTGGATTGATCGTGGCGCTCCTGCCGGCCTCATTTCGGGACAACGCAGGGATGCAGGAGTTGTTGGTCACTGGAGAAGCCAGCTGGCAGGTGACCGCTGTAGCTCTGGTCATCCGCTTCGGCCTGACCTTAATTGCCTGCGGCTCCGGCGCGCCGGGAGGCTTGTTTGCCCCCTCACTGGTTATGGGTTCCGCTTTGGGCTATCTAGTCGGCACAGGGGCTCAAAGTCTCCAGAACCTATCTCTTGTTTCTGGAGTTTCTTGGGGAGCTGATCTGGTCGGTTCCCCTACTGTTTACGCCCTTGCCGGTATGGGGGCTGTGTTTAGTGCGGTGGCCAGGGGGCCGATCACAGCAATCGTGATCGTCTTCGAGATGACAACCAATTTCAACCTGGTGCTGCCCTTGATGATCACCTCGGTGGTGGCCTATCTCGTGTCCGAACAGGTTTTTCCAGGATCACTCTACACGCGCCTGCTGGAGTGGAATGGTATCAAATTAGATTCGGATGCACCCGCTGATGGCCTCTGGGCAAAGCTGACTGCCGAGGACATCATGCAGGGACGAGTCGAGACACTGGCTAGCGAGTTGAGCTTGGATGAGGTCGTACAGGCTTTTTCTCGCTCGCACCACCGAGGCTTCCCAGTGCTGGACGAAGGCAAGCTTGTGGGGATTGTCACCCAAACTGACCTCGCAGTGATCAACCAGCGAGGCTTGGCCGGTGATCTGCCCCTACGGGAGATTATGACGTTGCAACCAGTGACAGTTCGGCCCAGCGATCCGCTGACTCAGGTGCTCTACCTGTTGGACCGTTACAAGCTCAGCCGTTTGCCCGTGACAGAGGGGCGCAAGCTAGTCGGCATCATCACTAGAGCTGACATCATTCGAGTGGAATCTGACCGGTTGAGCGGTGATCACAACCGCTTTGGCCCACAGCCAGAACCTTCTTACGTCGTGCATCAGACCCGCGCGCCAGCTCTGGGCCAAGGGCGGCTTTTGGTGCCTCTCGCCAACCCCCAAACTGCCTCAGCCCTGCTGCGACTGGCAGCAGCGATTGCCCGCGAGCGCCATTTCGAACTCGAATGCCTACAGGTCATTTTGGTGCCTCGGGACAATTCTCCATCTGAAACATCGGTGCGGACAACCAGTAGCCGACGGCTACTAGATCGAGCAGTGCGTTTGGGCAAAGAGTTGAAAATTCCAGTTCACACCCAGGTTCGAGTAGCGCACGATGTTGCGCAGGCCATTCTGGAAACTCTAAAAGAGCGTCACATTGACTTGGTGCTGATGGGTTGGGAGGGGAGCACACCGACGCCAGGCCGTATTTTCGGCAACGTCGTAGACACTGTAATCCGACAGGCCGCCTGCGAGGTTGTGTTGGTGAAGTTGTGCAGTCAGACAATCCCCAATCGCTGGTTGGTGCCTATGGCAGGTGGTCCCAATGCTCAACAAGCGGTGCAATTGCTGCCAGCCCTGGTCTCGCTCAGTAGTGCGCCTGAGATCCGTCTCTGTCAAGTGTTTGAGCCCTCTCAGCCTCGCCCAGACCAGAGCAATCTAGAGCGAGCGGCTCGGTTCCTCAGCCGTCGCCTAAGCCAACGGGGGCATGGGCGTGCAGTGCCCTGGAAGGTCAGCACCACACCAGTTCACGCCACCTCCGTCTCTCATGCAGTGCTTGATCTAGCCCGCCAAGACCAATGTGACGTGATTGTGCTAGGGGCTAGTCGGGAGGGCTTGCTGCAACAGGTGATTAAAGGCAACATCCCGGAAGCGATTGCCCGCAATAGCAAGCGGACAGTCATTCTGGTACGAGGAGCAGTAGGCTCCTAGAAGCTGGTTTAAAGACTTTTACGAGAATTTAGGCAGGATATCCAGAACCTTAGAAGACATCTGGAAGCGACAGTCTTGAGGCACAGGAGGAAACAGCTAGGGGGCAGCCGTTGTCAGCAAGCCAGCCTGAGCACTGGCCCGGTGTGAAACTAGCTTGACCCCATACTCAGTTACGAGGAGCAGTAGGCTCCTAGAAGCTGGTTTAAAGACTTTTACGAGAATTTAGGCAGGATATCCAGAACCTTAGAAGACATCTGGAAGCGACAGTCTTGAGGCACAGGAGGAAACAGCTAGGGGGCAGCCGTTGTCAGCAAGCCAGCCTGAGCACTGGCCCGGTGTGAAACTAGCTTGACCCCATACTCAGTCTCAAAAGCTTCCTTCTTAAAGTCCAGACTCCACAGTTCCAGATCGCAGGGGTCATCGGCCTGCGCTGGTTGTATGTACAGATGCAGGAGCCGTGCTTCGGCGTCATACTCCAGCCAAATACGCTCGACCGCGCCCAACTGACGACGATCTAAAGCCACTGCCAAGCGTAGCAAGGCACTGGCCTGGTCTACAAAGCGGCGATGCTGCTTGTGAGTCAGGGTCAAGTAGCTCTCGTGTTTCTTCTTAGGCGTCCCCTTACGGTGGTAGCGAGCTAGGTTAGCGATAACTTCAATCTCGGCCTCGGTATAGCCCAGCAGCTCACCATGACGAATCAAGTAGTAGGAGTGCTTGTGGTGGGCTGAATGACTGATGTAGTGGCCACAATTGTGCAGAATTGCCGCAGCCTTCAGCAACTCTCGCCAGGGTAAGCCCTCAGTCGTTGGACTCCCCCAGTCATGCAGCACGCCGTTGAGTTGGTCAAACAAGGTCAACACTAAATCTGCTACGTGCTCGCTGTGGTCTACATTGACCTGATAGCGTTGGGCCATGCGTATGACACTGCGCTCCCGCACCGACTCCTGATAGCGCAAGTAGTCTGCAATTAGCCCGTGGGCCATCATCCAGTCCACCACTAGGCCCTCGCGCAAGGCCCGCTCGCAAACCACCACGCTGGAGGTCCCCAGCAGTAGCATCGCTTCGTGCAGGACTGTCGCACCAGCCAGGATAATTTCGGATCGCCGCTCTGATAAGCCAGGAAGGTTGCGTCGCTCCCGCAAGTTCAGTCGTTGCAGGCGCTCTAACACGCCCTCTAACTCGCTCAGGCTGAATTCATATCCACTGAGCGGCAATGGCACTGTACCCAGCTTCTCGCGGGCTAAGAGCAGGGCTAGCGCCTGAATCGTGCCAGAAGTACCCACCATGCGGAGGCAGCCGGTTTCAGCGGGGGTGAGATGGGAGCGTAGATCCTCAGCCGGTCGCTCCAGCATGCCGCGCACATAAGCCCGCAAGCGCTCGTAGTCTTCAGAGCGGATTGGGTCGCTGTGTACAAACTGCTCATTGAGACGCACCGCCCCAACCTTGGTACTGCTCAAGAAGCGAGCCTCTCGCCCATCACCTAAAATCAGCTCGGTGGAGCCGCCGCCAATGTCGATAATCACATGGGGCAGATTGCCAAACTCTAGGCCAGAGAGAACACCGAGATAAATGCGTCGGGCTTCCTCTGGACCCGAAATCAGGTCAACCTCTATACCTAACTCCTGCTCGATCTGCTGCAAATACTGACGCCCGTTTGGCGCTTCCCGCACAGCACTCGTGGCCACAGCAATAATTTCACCCGCGCCTTGAGCTTGAGCAATACTCTGGCAACGGCGTAGGGCCTCAAGGCCCCTTGCCATAGCAACAGGGGTCAGACGGCCCGTCTGCTGCTCTCGTTCTCCCAGGCGAACAGTCTCTTTTTCACGCCCAATGATCGTAAAGGCAGGTAAGTCAGGCTGAATCCTAACCACAACCATGTGGATAGAA from Leptolyngbya sp. FACHB-261 includes these protein-coding regions:
- a CDS encoding precorrin-8X methylmutase codes for the protein MDSPSNPLTHPITAQSFALIDREFGEHGLTPDQYAVVRRVIHSTADFEFKHLVRFSQTAIESGIAALQQGAPVIVDVGMVQQGVRNLLRQTFDNPLLNCLEQVPAPAPEQTRTEAGLLHWATTYPQGIFVIGNAPTALLALCQQLQAANVSPALVIGAPVGFVSVLEAKAALSACSVPQIQVEGRKGGSPVAAAILNALIILAWEREV
- a CDS encoding chloride channel protein, with the protein product MMWHLPVPNRLWQLLQPKRLAIFEACVIGLVSGLAGFLLKQQVGWLGGWRVYAAHVLPPWLILPAIGLCGGLLAGWLVERLAPEAAGSGIPQVKSALARLPVSLDLRVAVVKLVSTTLVLGSGLTLGRQGPTVQIGAALAAQLSRWVPTSPDYRRQLIAAGTAAGLAAGFNAPIAGVLFVIEELLQDVSGLTLGTAILASFVGAVVSRLLGGNELSVGMNADQINFLPQEIPLLLILGVLAGLLGGLFCQGVFLSLTFYRRVLRLGLPWRVGLAGLASGLIVALLPASFRDNAGMQELLVTGEASWQVTAVALVIRFGLTLIACGSGAPGGLFAPSLVMGSALGYLVGTGAQSLQNLSLVSGVSWGADLVGSPTVYALAGMGAVFSAVARGPITAIVIVFEMTTNFNLVLPLMITSVVAYLVSEQVFPGSLYTRLLEWNGIKLDSDAPADGLWAKLTAEDIMQGRVETLASELSLDEVVQAFSRSHHRGFPVLDEGKLVGIVTQTDLAVINQRGLAGDLPLREIMTLQPVTVRPSDPLTQVLYLLDRYKLSRLPVTEGRKLVGIITRADIIRVESDRLSGDHNRFGPQPEPSYVVHQTRAPALGQGRLLVPLANPQTASALLRLAAAIARERHFELECLQVILVPRDNSPSETSVRTTSSRRLLDRAVRLGKELKIPVHTQVRVAHDVAQAILETLKERHIDLVLMGWEGSTPTPGRIFGNVVDTVIRQAACEVVLVKLCSQTIPNRWLVPMAGGPNAQQAVQLLPALVSLSSAPEIRLCQVFEPSQPRPDQSNLERAARFLSRRLSQRGHGRAVPWKVSTTPVHATSVSHAVLDLARQDQCDVIVLGASREGLLQQVIKGNIPEAIARNSKRTVILVRGAVGS
- a CDS encoding pentapeptide repeat-containing protein, which codes for MANEEHLSLLKQGVVAWNNWRRLEKHIQPDLYKADLQGVDLSGANFRQANLGGANLSLASLRYADLCGTTLCEADLRGANLAKAFSIGASLAYANLQNANLVEAQLAGVTLTGASLVGALLTGANLQEADLSRSDLTLADLSHADLTGAHLVETNLEQTNLESCRVYGISAWDLNLKGAKQSNLIITSPNEATITVDDLEVAQFIYLLLNNKKIRSVIDTMTSKVVLILGRFKQERKAILDAIREELRRGNNYVPILFDFDRPNNRDYTETIVTLASMAKFVIADLTDPSSIPKELESFTEKFAIPVQPLIEGADREYSMFKDTWKYHWVLQIHRYQDLDDLLTSLREKIIAPAEAKATDLLRRRQEVYG
- a CDS encoding Na/Pi cotransporter family protein; the encoded protein is MASSNNLRKVFRLLSLGFLVLALTFTPTLLSLHSPASESVSLEISLAKANAQTPEAQAPNAQAPEAEAEAEAEGGDSAQAPTGDEEDTEKIDATKMVMGVLAGLVLFLYGVTRLAQGLKTIAGDRPKRLLDKFTTNRFAGVLTGAAATTVLDSSSVTIIMVIAMVSAGLLGFAQSLAVVLGSNIGTTVGAQIIAFEINQYAPIALFIGLLLHFVGRTERQKNIGLILLGVGLIFFGLDTIDEAMKPFRTYQPFIDWMRTLGEHPLQGALVGALFTVLIQSSSATVAIIVTLAGSGLISLPAGIALMLGAEIGTCADTLVATIGRGRPALRTGVFHLVFNVVTATIGIAFAAQLAQLVESISSGAGVGRQIANAQIIFNVLGVLLFIGLIPLIARSLEKLVPDAKQSERQPVNV
- the arsS gene encoding arsenosugar biosynthesis radical SAM (seleno)protein ArsS (Some members of this family are selenoproteins.): MPTFQARLGSPLRRASLSTLQVNLGKRCNMACSHCHVEAGPKRTESMDCSTAEGIIEFLAAHPKIGTLDITGGAPELNPHFRYLVQAGRELGRHVIDRCNLTILLEPGHEDLAEFLRDYQVEVVASLPCYLEDNVDKQRGNGVFQNSIRALQQLNGLGYGSPDTGLTLNLVYNPVGAHLPPPQAKLEADYQRELAARYGIVFNQLFTITNIPIKRYAHFLEITGQSEAYMTLLRQAFNLSTVEGLMCRHQISVDWLGNVYDCDFNQMLELGVPGEGRKLWELGEQDLLGRGIATGEHCYGCTAGAGSSCGGSLT
- a CDS encoding Ppx/GppA phosphatase family protein, which encodes MPVNVPNYPPFPVAPILAAIDIGTNSIHMVVVRIQPDLPAFTIIGREKETVRLGEREQQTGRLTPVAMARGLEALRRCQSIAQAQGAGEIIAVATSAVREAPNGRQYLQQIEQELGIEVDLISGPEEARRIYLGVLSGLEFGNLPHVIIDIGGGSTELILGDGREARFLSSTKVGAVRLNEQFVHSDPIRSEDYERLRAYVRGMLERPAEDLRSHLTPAETGCLRMVGTSGTIQALALLLAREKLGTVPLPLSGYEFSLSELEGVLERLQRLNLRERRNLPGLSERRSEIILAGATVLHEAMLLLGTSSVVVCERALREGLVVDWMMAHGLIADYLRYQESVRERSVIRMAQRYQVNVDHSEHVADLVLTLFDQLNGVLHDWGSPTTEGLPWRELLKAAAILHNCGHYISHSAHHKHSYYLIRHGELLGYTEAEIEVIANLARYHRKGTPKKKHESYLTLTHKQHRRFVDQASALLRLAVALDRRQLGAVERIWLEYDAEARLLHLYIQPAQADDPCDLELWSLDFKKEAFETEYGVKLVSHRASAQAGLLTTAAP